One genomic segment of Centropristis striata isolate RG_2023a ecotype Rhode Island chromosome 11, C.striata_1.0, whole genome shotgun sequence includes these proteins:
- the basp1 gene encoding brain acid soluble protein 1 homolog, whose product MGGKLSKKKKGYNVNDDKAKDKDAKAEGASAEESEAPKDNKDEAPAATDTKEVANDTAAKEAPAADAAAPKEEEKNATPAAKEPEKPAANAEPKTEVAKSAEPAKAEEKPAPPAPAKESAPAAKEPEAKAAAPAPAAESKDEADAKKTEAPAAPAAKAEAVPAASPDPKPTEAAAPAPAKEAAAAAPSSTPAAEPPAKEANATEAPSKDQTVAVQD is encoded by the coding sequence ATGGGAGGCAAGCTCAGCAAAAAGAAGAAGGGATACAACGTAAATGATGACAAGGCCAAAGACAAGGATGCCAAAGCAGAGGGGGCCTCTGCCGAGGAGAGCGAAGCACCGAAAGACAACAAAGACGAGGCGCCTGCTGCCACCGACACCAAGGAGGTAGCGAATGACACGGCGGCCAAGGAGGCGCCGGCAGCCGACGCTGCAGCGCCtaaagaggaggaaaagaatGCAACTCCCGCCGCAAAGGAACCCGAGAAACCTGCCGCCAACGCTGAGCCGAAAACAGAGGTAGCTAAGAGCGCTGAGCCCGCCAAGGCCGAAGAGAAACCAGCTCCCCCCGCCCCGGCCAAAGAGTCGGCCCCTGCCGCCAAGGAGCCCGAGGCCAAGGCCGCAGCACCTGCCCCGGCAGCCGAGAGTAAAGATGAGGCCGACGCCAAAAAGACTGAGGCCCCCGCGGCACCAGCAGCCAAAGCCGAGGCGGTCCCCGCTGCCTCCCCTGACCCCAAGCCCACAGAGGCAGCGGCCCCCGCGCCAGCAAAAGAGGCCGCTGCCGCAGCCCCTAGTTCAACACCAGCCGCCGAGCCTCCCGCCAAGGAGGCGAACGCCACAGAGGCACCAAGCAAGGATCAAACCGTAGCAGTTCAAGATTAA